In the genome of Streptomyces sp. Q6, the window TCGAGCGGGGCCACCGCGTCCTGAAGGCGGGCAGCTTCCACGGGATCAAGAACCGTCTGGAGAACGGCGACAACTTCTGGGGCAACCACAACGGCTCGTACCGCACCCCGGTCGTCACCGCGCACGTCGGCCGCGGCCGCGTCGTCGCCGACAGCAGCATCAGCCTGGACTGGCGCAACCACGGCAGCGGCTACCAGCGGCACCACTTCGCCGCGTCCCCGGCGCGATAGCACCCGCACGGCAACCTTTTCGCCCCTGCGCGGCGACTGCACTCCGGCCCCTGCCACCCGGCGGGGGAAACCCCCACCACCACGGAGCGCAAGCGCACATGAGTGACACCCGCAGCAGCACCGCACGCCCCGGACCCCGCCACCGCAGGCGCGGAACCGTCCTCGTCGCCGGGGCACCCTCGCCCTCGCCGCCGCGGCCGCCCTCGCCTACGGAGGCGGCCTGCTCGGCGCCGGCGACGACACGGCGGCCGCGGCCGAGGCCGCCGGCTGGACCACCGACGTGGCCGACGGCTTCGCGTCGCTCGACTCCCACGGCCAGAACGGCACGTACGGCGGGCGCGACGGCCGGACCGTCACCGTGAAGACCGCCGCCGACCTGGAGAAGTACGCCACCGCCAGTGAGCCGTACGTCATCGTCGTCGCCGCGGCCGTGACCGTCGACCCCGTCGGCAAGGAGATCAAGGTCGCCTCCGACAAGACGATCGTGGGCTCGGGAACGTCCGGGCAGATCGTCGGCGGCGGCTTCTTCCTCGGCACCGGCGTGCACAACGTCATCATCCGCAACCTGACGATCCGCGACACCTACCAGGGCGTCTGGAACGACAAGGACCACGACTTCGACGCCGTCCAGATGGACGGCGCCCACCACGTGTGGATCGACCACAACGACCTGCGGCACATGGCCGACGGACTCATCGACGTCCGCAAGGACTCCACGAACGTCACCGTCTCGTGGAACAGGCTCAGCAACGACAACAAGGCGTTCGGCATCGGCTGGACCGACAACGTCGTCACCGACATCACGATCCACCACAACTGGATCCGCGAGACCGAGCAGCGCAACCCCTCGACGGACAACGCCGCGCACGCGCACCTCTACAACAACTACCTCCAGGACGACCCGGACACCGCCATCACGTCCGCGTACGGGAACTACTCCCGCGGCAGGACCAGGATGGTCCTGGAGAACAGCTACTTCCAGGGCGTGAACAACCCGGTCACGAAGGACGACACCGCGTCGATCGTGCAGCGCGGCAGCGTCTTCTCCGGCACCACCGGCAAGAACCAGAGCGGCGGCACCGCCTTCGAGCCGAAGGACTTCTACCCCTACACGCTCGACAAGGCCGCCGACGTGCCCGCGCTCCTCAAGTCCGGTGCCGGGCCGCGCGGTTCGATCGGCACCGCCACGAGCGCCGCCGCGAGTCCCGCACCGCGGGCGGCCGCCGCGACCACCCTCACCGTCGCCAAGGACGGCAGCGCGCAGTTCAGGACCGTGCAGGCCGCCGTCGACGCCGTCCCCACGAACAACACCGCGCGCGTCGACATCGCGGTCGCGCCCGGCACGTACCGCGAGACCGTCACCGTGCCCGCGAACAAGCCGCACGTGACCATCGCCGGGACCGGCGGCAGCCGCAAGGACACGGTCATCGTCGAGGGGCACGCCGCCGGATCGAAGAAGGCCGACGGATCGACGTACGGGACCGCGGGCAGTGCCACCGTCGCCCTGCTCGGCGCCGACAGCCAACTGCGCAACCTCAGTGTCTCCAACGACTTCGACGAGAGCGCGGACCAGAGCATCTCCGCGCAGGCCGTCGCGCTGCGCACCGGCGCCGACAAGGTCTTCCTCGACGGTGTCATCGTGAGCGGCGACCAGGACACGCTGCTGCTCGACGGCGCGGGCAACCGGGTCCTCATGACGAACTCGTACGTCGTCGGCAACGTCGACTTCATCTTCGGCGGCGCCACCGCCGTCGTCGACCGGTCCGTGATCACCCTGAAGAAGCGGTGGAACGGCACATCGGCCGGGTACGTCACCGCGCCGAGCACCGCCGCCGCACACAAGGGCATCCTCATCAACCGCTCGACCATCAGCGGCGACGTCACCGCGGGCAGCTTCTTCCTGGGCCGCAACTGGCACGCCGGCGGCAACGCCGCGCTCGACCCGCAGACCACCGTCCGCAACTCCACCCTGAGCGCCGCGATCAAGTCGACGCCCTGGTCGGACATGGGCGGCTTCTCGTGGAAGGACGACCGGTTCGCCGAGTACGCCAACTCCGGTGCGGGCGCCGGTGCGGCGAGCGCCGACCGGCCGGTCCTGACCGACGCGCAGGCGGCCGACCAGGAGGTCGCGGACTGGCTCGGGAACTGGACGCCGACCGCCGGGTGACCCATTGACGGGTAGGGGCCGGACGTCTAGCTTCTGGTCGGTTTACCGAACCTATGTCGATATATCGAACAGATCGCTCAGGAGAGGTCCGACATGGCATCCGGCCCCACCAGAAGATCCCTCATCTCGGCCGCCGCCCTCGGCGCGACGGCCCTCGCGCTCGCCCCGGACCGCGCGCACGCGGCGCCCCGCGGCGCCGACGCCGTCGCGGCCGGGGGAGTACTGCCCTTCGCACTCGACCAAGTGGCCCTCGGCGCAGGCGTGTTCGCCGACAAGCGGCGCCTCATGCTCGACTTCGCCACCGGCTACGACGAGATGCGGCTCGTCCAGGTCTTCCGCGCCAACGTCGGCCGTCCGACGCCGGGCGCCGTCGCCCCCGGCGGCTGGGAGGGCCTGGACGGCGAGGCCAACGGAAACCTCCGCGGTCACACCACCGGCCACTTCCTCACCATGCTCGCGCAGGCGTACGCGGGCACCGGCGACACCACGTACCTCACCAAGATCCGCACCGTGGTGGGGGAGTTGTACGACGTGCGCGCGGCGCTGCGCGCCGACCCGACCGTGCTGAGCGTGCCGGGCCGCTTCGGCGGCGGCGCGGTGTCGAACATCCGCGGCTCGTACCAGTACGTCGACCTGCCGGCCGGCGTCCTCGACGGCGCCACGGACGCGCTGACGTTCGCCGCCTGGGTCAGGCCCGAGCACGCCGACGCCTGGGCCCGCATCGCCGACTTCGGCAACGACACGACCCGCTACCTGTACCTCGCCGCGCGCAACGCCCAAGGCAACCCCCGTCTGGCGGTGACCACGTCGGGCGCGGGCGGCGAGCAGGGCATCGACGGCACGGCGCCGCTGCCCGTCGGCACGTGGAGCCACGTCGCCTTCACCCTCGGCGGCGGCACCGGTGTCCTGTACGTCGACGGCGTCGAGGTCGCCCGCAACACCGCCCTCACGCTGACCCCGGCCGACCTCGGTGCCCTCACGGACCACTGGCTCGGCCGTTCCCACTACGCCGGGGACCCGGCCTTCGCCGGAGCGCTCGACGAAGTCCACCTCTGGTCGCGGAAGTTGACCGCCGACGACATCGCCGCGCTGCACGCGGGCACCTACCGGGGCTCGGGCGATCTGGCCGCGTACGGCTTCGACGAGACGGAGGGCGCCGGCTTCGCCGACGCCTCACCGCACGCCCGCACCGCGTCCCTCGGACGCACCTGGGGCGGCCCCAGCCACCCCGGGTTCCTCGCCGCCTACCCCGAGACCCAGTTCATCGCCCTGGAGTCGATGACCAGCGGCGACTACACCAAGGTCTGGGCGCCCTACTACACCGCCCACAAGATCCTGCGGGGCCTGGTCGACGCCCATCTCGCCACCGACGACCCGAAGGCCCTCGACCTCGCCGAGGGCCTGTGCGACTGGATGTACTCCCGTCTGTCCCGGCTGCCCGCGGCCACCCTCCAGCGGATGTGGGGCATCTTCTCCAGCGGCGAGTTCGGCGGCATGGTCGAGGCCGTCTGCGACCTGTACACGCTCAGCGGCAACCCCCGACACCTGGCCCTGGCGCGCCTGTTCGACCTCGACAAGCTCATCGACGCGTGCGCCGCCGCACAGGACACGCTCAGCGGGCTCCACGCCAACCAGCACATCCCCGTCTTCACCGGACTGCTGCGGCTGTACGACGAGACCGGCGAGCAGCGCTACCTCGACGCCGCCCGCAACTTCTGGGACATGGTGGTACCGCCCCGCATGTACGCCATCGGCGGCACCAGCGACCGTGAGTTCTGGGGCGAGCGGGGCGTCATCGCGTCGACCCTCACCGACGTCAACGCCGAGACCTGCTGCGCGTACAACATGCTCAAGCTCAGCCGTCTGCTGTTCCTGCGCGACCAGGACCCCACGTACATGGACTACTACGAGCGCGCCCTGCTCAACCAGGTGCTCGGATCCAAGCAGGACAAGGCCGACGCCGAGAAGCCGCTCGTCACGTACTTCATCGGGCTGCGGCCGGGACACGTGCGCGACTACACCCCCAAGGCGGGCACCACCTGCTGCGAGGGCACCGGCATGGAGAGCGCCACCAAGTACCAGGACACGGTGTACTTCCGGGCCGCCGACGACAGCGCCCTGTACGTGAACCTCTTCAGCGCCTCCACCCTGACATGGGCCGGGAAGGGCCTCACCGTCACCCAGACGACCGACTTTCCGCGCGAGCAGGGCAGCACTCTCACGGTGCGCGGCGGCACCGCGGCCTTCGCACTGAAACTGCGCGTGCCCGCGTGGGCCGTCGCCGGGTTCACGGTGACCGTCAACGGACGCCCGGTGGCCGGGAGTTCGCCGACGCCGGGCACGTACCTGACGGTGGCGCGCACCTGGCGGGACGGCGACACCGTGCGGATCTCGATGCCGTTCCGTCTGCGCGTCGAGAAGACCCCGGACGACCCGGAGCTCCAGGCCCTCTTCCACGGCCCGGTCAACCTGGTCGCGCGCGACGCCCGCACCACCACCCTGGAGTTCGGCCTGTACCGGGGCGCCGCCCTCTCCGGCGACCTGCTGCCCACGTTCACCCCCGTCCACGGCAAGCCGCTCCATCTCACCTTGAACGGCGTCGAGTTCGCGCCGTTCCTGGAGGGCACGGAGGATCCGACGCACGCCTACTTCCGGCGGTCCGAGCCGCGCGTCGTCTTCGGCGGGGTGGACTCGGGCGTCGCCAACCCCGTACGCGGCGACGGTACGAGCCTCCTCGACGCCGTCTGGGCCGCGGCGCCGTTCCCCGGGAAGAGCGCGCTCGTCGGCCGGGTGCGCACGACCGTCGACGCCTGGGTCAACGACGGCCTGCTCACGGCGGCCGACGGCGCGAAGGTCGTCGACGCGGCCCGGAAGGCCTCGTACGTGGCCTGAGCCCCGGCGATCCGAGCGGTGGTGTCCCGCGCGGCCGGCGGCCCTCGACCTCCGCCGGGTGCGGGGCTGCCGCGCTGAACGGACCCGCGTCCTACTCGTTCGGGTCCCAGTTCCACAGCACGTCGAGGAGAGCGCGGTCGCCCTCCACCCGCACGGAGTCCAACGGGGCACGGTCGTACAGGGCGAGGGTCAGCTCGGCGGCCGTGCCGTGCAGGGAGGCGTCGGCCGGGTCCTCGTCGCCGGCGGTGATGCGGCCGGTCCGCGCGCCGTCCGCGTCGAGCCACAGGCGCCAGGCACGGCCCTCGGTGGCGACGCAGTCGAAGGTGGCGGATCTGTGCGGCCACGGCGCCGTCGTCGTGCAGCAGGTGGTCAGGAACTCCTCGACCCCGTCGAGCGCCACCTCGTCCGGCAGCGGCCGCGGTGCCCCGATGGCGCTCTGCGCGTCGTACGTGTGCACCGCGACCTCGTGCAGCTGGTGCCGGGCGACGGCGCCGACGGTCGGCGGCGACTGCGACGTCCCCCACCACGTCCAGACCCCGCGCTCCGGGCCCGCCGCCCGCAGCTCGTCCAGGAGCTCCTGCGTCGACGCGGTCAGCCAGGCCAGCAGGGCCTCGCGCTCGCGCGGCGCGGCCGTCGCGTCGCGCGGTGCGCACTTGGCCGGGGCGTCGGGCCCGGCGGCGACCGTCGCGGCCCACGCGCGGCGCCCTCGCCCAGGTGGGCCGCCAGATCGAACAGCGTCCAGTCGGGACAGGCGGGCACCTGCGCGTCGAGGTCGGGCGCGACGGCGACCGCGGCACGGAACGCGGCCGCCCGGTCGTCGATCAGCCGCAGCAGATCGGTGAACTCCAAGGTCTCTGTCACCGGGGCTGTCTACCAGCACGGCCCGCCGGACCGACAGCGAATTTTCCGGCGGGGGCGCCGCCCTCGATCGGCACCGAGGGCGGCGGGGCCGTCACCGGCTCGCCGGCTGCAACCCCGCGTACACCCCGCCCCGCTCCAGGAGTTCGCCGTGCGTACCGGTCTCCGCGATCCGGCCGCCGTCCATCACGACGATGCGGTCGGCGCCCCGGATCGTGGAGAGCCGGTGCGCCACGACGAACACGGTGCGGCCGTGCACCAGACGCGCCAGCGCCTCCTGCACGAGGGCCTCGGAGCGGTTGTCGAGCGCCGACGTCGCCTCGTCGAGGACCAGGACGCGTGGGTCGCGGATCAGCGCGCGGGCGATGGCGAGCCGCTGCTTCTGTCCACCGGACAGCCGGGCCCCCCGCTCGCCGACCACCGTCTCCAGACCGTCGGGCAGCCGCTCCACGAACTCCAGGGCGTTCGCGTCGCGCAGCGCCCCGAGCAGCGTCTCCTCGTCGGTGTCGCCGAGCCCGTACGTCACGTTGTCGCGGATGCTGCCCTCGAACAGGATCGACTCCTGCGGCACCACCGACAGGAAGCGCCGGTAGCTGCGCAGGTCGAGCGCGGCCATGTCGGTGCCGTCGAGGAGGATCCGGCCGGACGTCGGCCTGATGAAGCCGATGAGGAGGTTCAGGACCGTCGACTTGCCCGCGCCCGAGGCGCCGACCAGGGCGATCGTCTCGCCGGGCCGCGCGGTGAGCGTGAAGCCGTCGACCGCCGGGGCCTCGTCGCCGTAAGAGAATCCGACCCGCTCGAAGTCGATGCGCCCGGTGACCCGCTCGACGCCCGCCTTGCCCGCGTTGCTCTCCAGGTCGGGCGCCTGGAGCACCTCGCCCGCCGAGCGCACCGACTCGAGACCCTTGCTGATCACGGGAGCCAGGCCCAGCAGTGTCGTCGTGGAGTTGGTCAGGACGGTGAAGAACGAGCTCAGCATCACGACGTCGCCCGGTGTCACCGGCAGCCAGCCGTGGTACGCGACCAGCGCGGACCCCGTCAGACAGCAGACGCCGAGGATGTTGAGCAGGACCCAGGCCGCCGAGTTGAAGCGGCCGTTCATCGTGTCCAGGCGCAGGCCCGCCGCGAAGACCTGGCGCAGCGAGCCGTCGACGCGGCCGAGAGCGGTGCGCTCCAGGCCGTGGGCGCGGGTGATGGGGATGAGCGTCGTCATCTCGCCGACGCGTGAGGACAGATGCTCGACCTCGCGGCGGAACTCCTCGTTGTGCGTGCGCAGTCGGCCGCGCAGCCGCATCACCAGATACCCGGCGGCGGGCACCACGACGAGGAAGACGGGCAGGAACTCGGGCGTGCGCAGGCCGATGACGACGAGCCCGCCGACGAGGGTGACGACGGCGCCCAGACCCATGTCGGAACTCTGCTGCACCATCTGCTCGACGGCCTCCACGTCCCGGACGACCTTCGCCTGGAGGACGCTGGAGCTGACGCGCGCGTGGTAGCCGATGGAGAGCTGCTGCATCCGGCGGCACAGGGCCGACCGCAGCGTCGTGCCCATGCGCCGGATGCTGCCGGCGAGCAGGCGGACGTACCACTGATGCAGCGGGTAGTTGATGACCAGGATGAAGAGGAGGACGCCGGTCGCCTGCCACAACTCGGCCTGGTCGCCGTGCTGGACGACGACGTCGAGGACCGTGGCGGTGATCAGCGGCAGCAGCCAGATCGGGCTGTGCTTGACGACGAAGAGCGCGCAGGCGAGGAGCAGCCGGGCGCGGTCGGGGCGGAAGAGGTGGCCGAGGGTGCGGATCGGATGCTCACCGCGGTAGCGGTGGTCCAGATGGTCGGGAACCGGTTGGTGCATACGTCGATCTCATCGCATCCCCGGCCGATGTGGAAAGCGCTTTCTCGAATTCGTGCCCATAGGCGTGCGCACGAGGGCGCGGGGGAGCGGGTGAGCGGGTGAGCGGTCAAAGGCGCCGGGGGTGGGGCGCGGCGATCACCGCGCCGCGTACAGCTCCTCGATCTCGCGCGCGTACGCCGTGATGACCGCCGAGCGCCGCAGCTTCAGCGACGGCGTCATCAGCCGCGGGTCGGCGCCGAACTGGTCGGGGAGGATCCGGAACGCGCGGACCGACTCCGCCCGCGACACCCGGGAGTTGGCCCGCGACACCGCACGCTGGATGTGCCCGCGCAGCTCGTCGTCCTCCAGGAGCTGGGCGGGCTCGCTCGGCGGGCGTCCCTTGAGGATCTGCCAGCTGGCGAGGGCGTCCGGATCGAGCGTGATCAGCGCCGTCACGTACGGACGGTTGTCGCCGACGACGATGCACCCCGAGATCAGCGGATGGGCGCGGAGCTGCTCCTCCAGGGTCTGCGGCGACAGGCTCTTGCCGCCGCTCGTGATGATGATGTCCTTCTTGCGGCCCGTGATCACGAGATAGCCGTCGGGATCCAGGTGGCCGAGGTCGCCCGTG includes:
- a CDS encoding beta-L-arabinofuranosidase domain-containing protein, which encodes MASGPTRRSLISAAALGATALALAPDRAHAAPRGADAVAAGGVLPFALDQVALGAGVFADKRRLMLDFATGYDEMRLVQVFRANVGRPTPGAVAPGGWEGLDGEANGNLRGHTTGHFLTMLAQAYAGTGDTTYLTKIRTVVGELYDVRAALRADPTVLSVPGRFGGGAVSNIRGSYQYVDLPAGVLDGATDALTFAAWVRPEHADAWARIADFGNDTTRYLYLAARNAQGNPRLAVTTSGAGGEQGIDGTAPLPVGTWSHVAFTLGGGTGVLYVDGVEVARNTALTLTPADLGALTDHWLGRSHYAGDPAFAGALDEVHLWSRKLTADDIAALHAGTYRGSGDLAAYGFDETEGAGFADASPHARTASLGRTWGGPSHPGFLAAYPETQFIALESMTSGDYTKVWAPYYTAHKILRGLVDAHLATDDPKALDLAEGLCDWMYSRLSRLPAATLQRMWGIFSSGEFGGMVEAVCDLYTLSGNPRHLALARLFDLDKLIDACAAAQDTLSGLHANQHIPVFTGLLRLYDETGEQRYLDAARNFWDMVVPPRMYAIGGTSDREFWGERGVIASTLTDVNAETCCAYNMLKLSRLLFLRDQDPTYMDYYERALLNQVLGSKQDKADAEKPLVTYFIGLRPGHVRDYTPKAGTTCCEGTGMESATKYQDTVYFRAADDSALYVNLFSASTLTWAGKGLTVTQTTDFPREQGSTLTVRGGTAAFALKLRVPAWAVAGFTVTVNGRPVAGSSPTPGTYLTVARTWRDGDTVRISMPFRLRVEKTPDDPELQALFHGPVNLVARDARTTTLEFGLYRGAALSGDLLPTFTPVHGKPLHLTLNGVEFAPFLEGTEDPTHAYFRRSEPRVVFGGVDSGVANPVRGDGTSLLDAVWAAAPFPGKSALVGRVRTTVDAWVNDGLLTAADGAKVVDAARKASYVA
- a CDS encoding ABC transporter ATP-binding protein, with the translated sequence MHQPVPDHLDHRYRGEHPIRTLGHLFRPDRARLLLACALFVVKHSPIWLLPLITATVLDVVVQHGDQAELWQATGVLLFILVINYPLHQWYVRLLAGSIRRMGTTLRSALCRRMQQLSIGYHARVSSSVLQAKVVRDVEAVEQMVQQSSDMGLGAVVTLVGGLVVIGLRTPEFLPVFLVVVPAAGYLVMRLRGRLRTHNEEFRREVEHLSSRVGEMTTLIPITRAHGLERTALGRVDGSLRQVFAAGLRLDTMNGRFNSAAWVLLNILGVCCLTGSALVAYHGWLPVTPGDVVMLSSFFTVLTNSTTTLLGLAPVISKGLESVRSAGEVLQAPDLESNAGKAGVERVTGRIDFERVGFSYGDEAPAVDGFTLTARPGETIALVGASGAGKSTVLNLLIGFIRPTSGRILLDGTDMAALDLRSYRRFLSVVPQESILFEGSIRDNVTYGLGDTDEETLLGALRDANALEFVERLPDGLETVVGERGARLSGGQKQRLAIARALIRDPRVLVLDEATSALDNRSEALVQEALARLVHGRTVFVVAHRLSTIRGADRIVVMDGGRIAETGTHGELLERGGVYAGLQPASR